A region from the Candidatus Zixiibacteriota bacterium genome encodes:
- the nrfD gene encoding NrfD/PsrC family molybdoenzyme membrane anchor subunit, with amino-acid sequence MLEKALHGDKRYWSWVAFLMIVTGGGVLAYLHQFSEGLGVTGLSRDVAWGFYIAQFTFLVGVAASAVMVVLPYYLHDFKAFGKITILGEFLAVSSVIMCMTFIFVDMGQPFRIINVFLHPSPNSMMFWDTIVLSGYLVLNLIISWTVLGAERKSIAPPKWVKPIIYLSIPWAVSIHTVTAFLYSGLAARPFWLTAVLAPRFLASAFASGPALLIIVCLLLRKLTKFDAGDKAINKLGVIIAYTMSLNVFLILMELFTVFYSDIPEHTSHFQYLFVGLGENNALVPWMWFSVFLAILSLILILVPKFRKNHTVLAVASVAIFFSIWIDKGMGMVITGFIPNPLGVVTEYTPTLPEVMITLGVYAIGFLIVTALYKIALSVKETLAKA; translated from the coding sequence ATGTTAGAAAAAGCATTACATGGAGATAAACGATACTGGTCCTGGGTTGCCTTTTTGATGATTGTTACAGGCGGAGGCGTACTGGCTTATCTGCATCAGTTCAGCGAAGGCCTGGGCGTCACCGGTCTCAGCCGCGATGTGGCCTGGGGATTTTATATTGCTCAGTTCACGTTTTTGGTTGGCGTCGCCGCGTCGGCGGTTATGGTTGTTTTGCCGTATTACCTGCATGATTTCAAGGCGTTCGGCAAAATCACCATATTGGGCGAGTTTCTGGCGGTATCGAGCGTGATTATGTGCATGACCTTTATCTTCGTCGATATGGGTCAGCCGTTTAGAATTATTAATGTCTTTTTGCATCCATCGCCCAACTCGATGATGTTTTGGGATACGATTGTTTTATCCGGGTATCTCGTCTTGAATCTCATTATAAGCTGGACGGTACTGGGTGCGGAAAGAAAATCAATCGCTCCGCCCAAATGGGTCAAACCGATTATTTACTTATCGATTCCGTGGGCGGTCAGCATTCATACGGTGACGGCGTTTTTGTATTCCGGTTTGGCGGCGCGACCGTTTTGGTTGACGGCTGTGTTGGCGCCTCGATTTTTGGCATCGGCGTTCGCCTCGGGCCCGGCTCTCTTGATTATTGTGTGCCTGCTTCTGCGCAAACTGACCAAATTTGACGCCGGAGATAAGGCGATAAACAAGCTGGGTGTGATAATCGCTTATACGATGAGTCTTAATGTCTTTTTGATCCTGATGGAATTATTCACCGTGTTTTACAGCGACATTCCGGAACACACATCTCATTTTCAATATTTATTTGTGGGATTGGGCGAGAATAACGCTCTTGTTCCATGGATGTGGTTCTCGGTATTTCTGGCGATTCTATCGTTGATTCTCATATTGGTTCCAAAATTCCGAAAGAACCATACGGTTCTGGCCGTGGCCAGCGTGGCGATTTTCTTCTCGATCTGGATTGATAAGGGCATGGGAATGGTCATCACCGGTTTTATACCGAATCCTCTGGGTGTCGTCACCGAATACACGCCGACTCTGCCGGAGGTGATGATTACTCTGGGAGTGTACGCGATTGGATTTTTGATAGTCACCGCTTTATATAAGATCGCGTTGTCGGTCAAAGAGACTTTGGCTAAAGCGTAA
- a CDS encoding FAD-dependent oxidoreductase produces MSEKKYSDVIIVGGVAAGPKTAATLARRDKNLSITLYQKEEVLSYGSCGLPYFASGDIDNFQQLVSTSYGVIRSPEFFKNSKGFEAIAGAEVIKINKDEKTVAVKILESGEEFEHEYKYLVLATGSTPTPPPFPVATSDRISSFTRPGDAIAFRKMAQAGQVGKAIIVGGGFIGCELAETCGGLWGIETVLIEKENQILPFALDYEMAVIAQRELARQNIEILNGAMVDKVDLDNDGNPVVFVSGKDGILCDYLFLCLGVRPIVSLASECGLEIGETGGIKVDDYLRTSDANIYAGGDCVESINQITGRPFYIAMGSLANRHGRVIAENIAGNQMTYPGSLGTFLIKLFDCNVGSCGITRQVAENCGLNADYVLGTFPDKPDYYPEGKTFRAKMVYEPGSHRVLGLQAVGHGDICRRVDSMSALLQHNATLESVLDFEHGYAPPYSEALDPLHHLAAMALAKINGISFVSPVDLSETSSDNRIWLDVREPSEIESEPWEYAGENAYLNIPLDDLRNRLDELDKNRKIVIVCKRGPRSYQAAVILKQAGFKSVNIISGGYEAAVL; encoded by the coding sequence ATGAGCGAAAAAAAATATTCGGATGTGATCATTGTCGGTGGCGTGGCCGCCGGACCTAAAACCGCGGCAACTCTCGCCCGGCGGGATAAGAACCTGAGCATCACTCTTTATCAAAAAGAGGAGGTGCTGTCTTATGGATCGTGCGGTCTCCCCTATTTTGCCTCGGGGGATATTGATAACTTTCAGCAATTGGTATCTACTTCTTACGGTGTCATTCGCTCGCCCGAGTTTTTTAAAAATTCCAAGGGGTTTGAGGCGATTGCCGGGGCCGAAGTTATCAAAATAAACAAAGATGAAAAAACGGTTGCGGTTAAAATATTGGAATCGGGCGAAGAGTTTGAGCATGAATATAAATATCTTGTTCTTGCTACAGGATCGACTCCAACGCCTCCACCGTTTCCGGTCGCAACATCAGATAGAATCAGTTCGTTTACAAGGCCTGGAGATGCTATCGCTTTTCGCAAGATGGCTCAAGCCGGACAGGTCGGAAAGGCCATTATTGTCGGCGGTGGATTCATTGGGTGCGAATTGGCTGAGACGTGCGGCGGATTATGGGGCATCGAAACGGTCTTAATAGAAAAAGAAAATCAGATATTGCCGTTTGCTCTTGATTATGAGATGGCGGTAATTGCTCAGCGTGAATTGGCCCGGCAGAATATCGAAATATTAAACGGCGCGATGGTCGATAAAGTTGATTTGGATAACGATGGCAATCCGGTTGTTTTTGTATCGGGGAAAGATGGTATTTTATGCGATTATCTGTTTCTGTGTCTGGGTGTCAGGCCGATTGTATCGCTGGCGAGTGAATGCGGTTTGGAGATCGGTGAAACGGGAGGCATTAAGGTAGATGACTATTTGCGGACATCCGACGCCAATATTTATGCCGGTGGCGATTGTGTCGAATCGATAAATCAAATTACCGGCCGGCCGTTTTATATTGCGATGGGTTCGCTGGCCAACCGTCACGGACGAGTTATCGCGGAAAATATTGCCGGTAATCAAATGACGTATCCAGGTTCGCTGGGGACTTTTTTGATTAAGCTGTTTGACTGCAATGTCGGGTCATGCGGGATTACCCGGCAGGTGGCAGAGAATTGCGGACTTAATGCTGATTATGTTCTGGGGACATTCCCGGATAAACCTGATTACTATCCCGAGGGCAAGACGTTCAGGGCGAAGATGGTTTATGAACCAGGCTCTCATCGGGTGCTTGGTTTGCAGGCAGTCGGTCATGGCGATATTTGCCGCCGGGTGGACAGCATGTCGGCTTTACTGCAACACAACGCGACGCTGGAGTCAGTTCTTGATTTTGAACATGGGTATGCCCCGCCTTATTCCGAGGCTCTTGACCCTTTGCATCATCTGGCGGCGATGGCATTGGCAAAAATCAATGGGATTTCATTTGTTTCACCGGTTGATCTTTCAGAAACATCATCAGATAATCGCATCTGGCTCGATGTTCGGGAACCATCAGAGATTGAATCGGAACCATGGGAATATGCCGGAGAGAACGCCTATCTTAATATTCCTCTCGATGATTTGCGAAACCGTTTGGATGAGCTTGATAAAAACCGTAAAATAGTTATTGTCTGCAAGCGCGGGCCCCGTTCGTATCAGGCGGCAGTTATCTTGAAGCAGGCCGGTTTTAAATCGGTTAATATTATAAGCGGCGGATACGAAGCGGCGGTACTATAA
- a CDS encoding (Fe-S)-binding protein, producing MAEKLIKPEELAQGIKHTTPGGDWRDEKTELKRGCFNYGAQPSSTKYLGLPNVRKWQPMHDDWQLPENWKEIIIKGLADRLKRFRSLQVFMDICVRCGACADKCHFYIGSGDPKNMPVMRAELLRSIYRNDFTAAGKILGSIAGGRKLTVDVIKEWFYYFYQCTECRRCSVFCPYGIDTAEITMIGRELLNLLGLDIDWISTPAANCFRTGNHLGVQPHGFKDSVDFAVDDLEENTGVRVEAPINKKGAEVLFVVPSADYFGDPHYFGFLGYLALFHEIGLDYTLSAFASEGGNFGLFHSNEMMKRLNGKIYAEAKRLGVKWIIGAECGHMWRVLHQYMDTMNGPADFLEVPRSPITGTVFENAKTTRMVHICEFTADLIKHNKIKLDPNRNNHWKTTFHDSCNTSRAMGLLDEPRYILNKVCNHFYEMPENTIREQTFCCGSGSGIGTDENLEMRMRGGLPRANAVKYVHEKHGVNLLSCICAIDKATLPPLLEYWVPGVEVAALHELVGNALVMTGEKDRTTDLRGQEFVNNGKEGSEDV from the coding sequence ATGGCGGAAAAATTAATAAAACCGGAAGAGCTGGCCCAGGGCATCAAACATACCACCCCCGGCGGTGATTGGCGCGATGAAAAGACGGAGTTGAAAAGAGGATGCTTTAATTATGGCGCCCAGCCGTCAAGTACGAAATATCTGGGATTGCCCAATGTTCGTAAATGGCAGCCGATGCATGATGACTGGCAGCTCCCGGAAAACTGGAAAGAAATTATAATCAAAGGCCTGGCCGATCGTCTTAAACGATTCCGTTCGTTGCAGGTCTTTATGGATATATGCGTACGCTGTGGAGCGTGCGCCGATAAATGCCATTTTTATATCGGCTCGGGCGATCCCAAGAATATGCCGGTCATGCGCGCGGAATTGCTGCGGTCAATTTATCGCAATGATTTTACCGCCGCCGGAAAAATTTTGGGAAGCATAGCCGGTGGACGAAAACTTACGGTCGATGTCATCAAGGAATGGTTTTACTATTTCTATCAATGCACGGAATGCCGCCGCTGTTCGGTGTTCTGTCCGTATGGCATCGATACCGCCGAGATAACAATGATTGGTCGAGAGCTTTTGAATCTTTTGGGTTTGGATATCGACTGGATTTCAACTCCCGCCGCAAACTGCTTCCGAACCGGTAACCACCTCGGAGTCCAGCCGCATGGATTCAAGGACAGTGTCGATTTCGCGGTTGATGATCTGGAAGAAAACACCGGGGTCAGAGTCGAAGCGCCGATTAATAAAAAAGGCGCCGAGGTTCTGTTTGTAGTACCGTCGGCCGATTACTTCGGCGACCCGCACTACTTTGGCTTTTTGGGTTATCTGGCTCTTTTTCATGAGATAGGACTTGATTACACTCTCAGCGCATTCGCATCCGAGGGCGGTAACTTTGGCCTGTTCCATTCCAATGAAATGATGAAGAGGCTGAACGGCAAAATATACGCTGAAGCGAAACGGCTGGGCGTGAAATGGATTATCGGCGCTGAATGCGGCCATATGTGGCGGGTTTTGCATCAATATATGGATACGATGAACGGCCCGGCTGATTTTCTTGAAGTGCCGCGCTCCCCGATTACCGGCACGGTCTTCGAAAACGCCAAAACGACCAGGATGGTTCATATCTGCGAATTTACCGCGGACCTTATCAAGCATAACAAGATCAAGCTCGACCCCAACCGCAATAATCACTGGAAAACTACATTCCATGATTCATGTAACACTTCGCGAGCGATGGGGCTTTTGGATGAACCGCGGTATATTCTCAATAAGGTCTGTAATCATTTTTATGAAATGCCGGAGAATACCATTCGCGAGCAAACGTTCTGTTGCGGCAGCGGCTCGGGCATCGGCACCGACGAAAATCTGGAAATGCGGATGCGAGGCGGATTGCCTCGCGCCAATGCCGTTAAATATGTGCATGAAAAACACGGCGTTAACTTGCTCTCATGCATCTGCGCCATTGATAAGGCGACTTTACCGCCACTGCTGGAATACTGGGTGCCCGGAGTTGAGGTTGCGGCTCTGCACGAACTGGTCGGCAACGCCCTGGTGATGACGGGCGAGAAGGACCGCACAACCGATTTACGCGGACAGGAATTTGTCAATAATGGAAAGGAGGGTAGTGAGGATGTATGA
- the hemA gene encoding glutamyl-tRNA reductase: protein MIPCSWRLYLCGINHTTSSLEEREPLQINHEDMASVNAAFVDMVEIKESLILSTCNRIEFYFIAGAKDEAFKIIAEFYRNFRKIDISGLKDKFYFSKDKDAVEHIFRVAAGIESMVIGENQIFGQIKDAYRSACAVKSTGKILHRLLHQTFRIGKQVRTETELGKGACSVSSATIDMLRTKLQEFDNPVILFIGINRMISLAASGLHRLRYNNFLFANRTREKAADFARHYNSGGYGLDSLPELINKSDIVISCTGSGSAIIDDDMLKPVFAENSEKKMLIADMAVPRDVEVNTVYDGLEIYDLDTVRDFLKEQEAKRRHAIPDAEKLIKRRLEQFMYWYEHIRHEPGYNGLAEAFEKIRLETLGGLNSLPEETKAVFDRVSRQMMERMMQVKSRVEARAEKTES from the coding sequence ATGATTCCCTGCAGTTGGCGGTTATATTTGTGCGGCATAAATCACACGACGTCTTCGCTGGAAGAGCGCGAACCGCTGCAAATCAATCACGAAGATATGGCCTCGGTCAACGCCGCTTTCGTTGATATGGTAGAAATCAAGGAATCGCTGATTCTATCGACCTGCAATCGGATTGAGTTTTATTTTATCGCGGGCGCTAAAGATGAGGCATTTAAGATAATTGCCGAGTTTTACCGTAATTTCAGGAAAATAGATATTTCGGGCTTAAAAGATAAATTCTATTTTTCAAAAGATAAAGACGCGGTTGAGCATATCTTTCGTGTTGCCGCCGGAATCGAATCGATGGTTATCGGAGAAAATCAAATTTTCGGCCAGATAAAAGACGCTTATCGGTCGGCCTGCGCCGTAAAATCAACCGGCAAGATCTTGCATCGATTACTTCACCAGACCTTCCGGATCGGCAAACAGGTACGGACCGAAACGGAACTTGGCAAGGGCGCCTGTTCGGTTTCGAGCGCGACGATTGATATGCTCAGGACAAAATTACAAGAATTCGATAACCCTGTGATTCTATTCATTGGAATTAACCGGATGATTTCATTGGCGGCCTCGGGATTGCATCGGTTGCGTTATAATAATTTTCTTTTTGCCAATCGCACCCGGGAAAAAGCGGCAGATTTCGCCCGGCATTATAACTCGGGAGGTTACGGACTGGATAGTCTGCCGGAGTTGATAAATAAATCTGATATTGTTATTTCATGTACCGGTTCGGGGTCGGCGATTATTGATGACGACATGTTAAAGCCAGTTTTTGCTGAAAATTCCGAAAAGAAAATGCTGATCGCGGATATGGCTGTTCCCCGGGATGTGGAAGTTAACACAGTCTATGATGGGCTCGAGATATACGATCTGGATACTGTTCGTGATTTTTTGAAGGAGCAGGAAGCAAAACGGAGACACGCGATTCCGGACGCTGAGAAATTAATAAAAAGGCGATTGGAACAGTTTATGTACTGGTATGAACATATCAGGCATGAGCCGGGATATAACGGTCTGGCTGAGGCGTTTGAGAAAATTCGTCTGGAGACGCTTGGCGGTTTGAATTCATTGCCGGAAGAGACAAAAGCGGTTTTTGACCGGGTTTCGCGGCAGATGATGGAAAGAATGATGCAGGTAAAATCCCGCGTCGAAGCGCGGGCGGAAAAAACGGAGAGTTGA
- the dsrM gene encoding sulfate reduction electron transfer complex DsrMKJOP subunit DsrM: MHVLSSMFIVIFLMAVVFIGAGVLKWQYLFGVIIPYISIAVFVLGVIMRVLKWAGAPVPFRIPTTCGQQKSLSWIKQNKLEAPFTFWQVVARMFMEVFFFRSLFRNTKAELHEGKNLVYGSDKWLWAAGLAFHYSFLIIILRHFRFFTEPALFFIEPIQALDGFFQIGVPELYLTSIILIGAVTFLFLRRIMIPQVRYISLPADYFPLYVIFSIAATGICMRHFYKVDIVYVKQMVTGLLTLNPVVPEGIGSVFYIHLFLVCFLLAYFPYSKLMHFAGVFFSPTRNLANNNRAKRHINPWNPKVKTHTYEEWEDEFREVMKDAGMPLEKE, from the coding sequence ATGCATGTTTTAAGCTCAATGTTTATAGTCATTTTTCTAATGGCGGTAGTTTTTATCGGAGCCGGCGTTTTGAAATGGCAATATTTATTTGGGGTGATAATACCCTATATATCAATCGCCGTGTTTGTACTCGGCGTTATCATGCGGGTATTGAAATGGGCCGGGGCTCCGGTTCCGTTCCGAATCCCCACCACATGCGGTCAACAGAAATCGCTGTCGTGGATAAAACAGAATAAGCTCGAAGCGCCGTTTACATTCTGGCAGGTCGTGGCTCGAATGTTCATGGAAGTATTTTTCTTTCGTTCGCTGTTCCGAAATACCAAAGCCGAACTGCACGAAGGTAAGAACCTTGTTTATGGTTCGGATAAATGGCTCTGGGCCGCGGGACTGGCGTTTCATTACAGTTTTTTGATAATTATTCTGAGACACTTTCGGTTCTTTACCGAACCGGCGCTGTTTTTTATCGAACCGATTCAGGCCCTCGACGGTTTTTTTCAAATCGGCGTTCCGGAATTATACCTGACGAGTATTATCTTAATCGGCGCGGTTACTTTTTTGTTTTTGCGTCGGATAATGATTCCTCAGGTAAGGTATATATCGCTTCCGGCCGATTATTTTCCGCTCTACGTGATTTTCTCCATCGCGGCCACCGGTATTTGCATGCGGCACTTTTATAAGGTTGATATCGTATATGTCAAACAAATGGTCACCGGGCTTTTGACTCTTAATCCGGTTGTACCCGAGGGGATTGGCTCGGTATTTTATATCCATCTGTTTCTTGTATGTTTTCTCCTGGCCTATTTCCCCTATTCGAAACTGATGCACTTTGCCGGAGTATTTTTCAGTCCGACGCGCAACCTGGCGAACAATAATCGCGCCAAAAGACATATTAATCCCTGGAATCCCAAAGTTAAGACTCATACATACGAGGAGTGGGAAGATGAGTTCAGGGAAGTCATGAAGGATGCCGGTATGCCTTTGGAGAAGGAGTGA
- a CDS encoding 4Fe-4S dicluster domain-containing protein, which yields MSVDRRKFLKFAGLAALGAAAKPLAVVAQEAEQVVDSSLPQENPLTAKRWAMVIDMQKCLDHENVKDCAQACHEAHNVPDFGNPKEEIKWIWMEDFHKAFHEQNHEYIDEKLHHAKFPVLCNHCDNPPCVKVCPTQATWKREQDGIVMMDWHRCIGCRYCIVGCPYGSRSFNWRDPRPHIKKINNEFPTRSRGVVEKCTFCEERLSQGKIPACVEAAKDDAIVFGDLEDPESKVRELLRSRFSIRRKPQLGTQPEVYYLV from the coding sequence ATGAGCGTAGACAGAAGGAAATTTTTGAAGTTTGCCGGTCTGGCCGCATTGGGCGCGGCCGCCAAACCGCTGGCGGTTGTCGCTCAGGAAGCTGAGCAGGTTGTCGATAGTTCTCTGCCTCAGGAGAATCCACTGACGGCCAAACGGTGGGCGATGGTTATAGATATGCAAAAATGTCTGGATCATGAAAATGTGAAAGATTGCGCTCAGGCTTGTCACGAAGCGCATAACGTCCCTGATTTTGGTAACCCCAAAGAAGAGATCAAATGGATCTGGATGGAAGATTTTCATAAGGCGTTTCATGAGCAAAATCATGAGTATATCGATGAAAAACTGCATCACGCCAAATTCCCGGTACTTTGCAATCATTGCGATAATCCGCCGTGTGTGAAAGTTTGTCCGACCCAGGCGACCTGGAAGCGCGAGCAGGACGGCATCGTCATGATGGACTGGCACCGCTGTATCGGATGCCGTTATTGCATTGTCGGATGTCCCTACGGTTCGAGGAGCTTTAACTGGCGTGATCCTCGTCCTCATATCAAGAAAATAAATAACGAGTTTCCCACGAGAAGCCGGGGTGTCGTCGAGAAATGCACCTTCTGCGAAGAGCGGTTATCCCAAGGAAAGATACCGGCCTGCGTGGAAGCGGCCAAAGACGATGCTATTGTATTTGGTGATCTGGAAGATCCGGAATCAAAGGTTCGCGAATTGCTGCGCTCGCGTTTTTCGATAAGACGTAAACCGCAACTGGGAACCCAACCTGAAGTCTATTATCTGGTGTGA
- the dsrJ gene encoding sulfate reduction electron transfer complex DsrMKJOP subunit DsrJ has protein sequence MYDSGKVIIGLVIFLILITFPMWYNVATGEAENVPELEKPVKGDACVADTEYMRSFHMDVLNQWRDAVVRDGQRIYTAPDGRKFNMSLTHTCLDCHASRKNFCEKCHTYLKVTPYCWDCHTVPEEVAE, from the coding sequence ATGTATGATTCTGGCAAAGTAATCATCGGCCTGGTTATCTTTCTTATTCTGATTACCTTCCCGATGTGGTACAACGTCGCGACCGGCGAGGCTGAAAACGTTCCGGAACTTGAAAAACCGGTTAAGGGAGATGCTTGCGTGGCGGATACCGAATATATGAGATCATTTCACATGGATGTTCTGAATCAATGGCGTGACGCGGTCGTGCGCGACGGTCAACGGATTTATACGGCTCCGGACGGCCGGAAGTTTAATATGAGCCTGACGCATACCTGCCTCGACTGCCATGCCAGCAGGAAGAATTTCTGTGAAAAATGCCATACCTACCTGAAAGTGACTCCATACTGTTGGGACTGCCATACGGTTCCGGAGGAGGTGGCCGAATGA
- a CDS encoding bifunctional precorrin-2 dehydrogenase/sirohydrochlorin ferrochelatase has product MANKYFPINITLKSRNFLVVGGGKVALRKIELLMDFEADITVVAPEPLDKIEYYASRGKLKLHKRVYESQEASNYGMVVAASDDEAVNRGVYDDCREGKALVNVVDNPPLCDFIFPAMVKRDALTVAVSTDGKAPFLAAHLRLIMENIFPNHWSRIMQLAVSFRKKVQSRWGDNTKERFASLDRFLSADWKTMIKNKNDAELENELDILLESVEEDEGPEQKKPEDPGAGPVTLEFGGDD; this is encoded by the coding sequence ATGGCTAACAAGTATTTTCCGATAAATATCACATTGAAATCGCGCAACTTTTTAGTTGTCGGCGGCGGTAAAGTGGCATTGAGGAAGATTGAATTACTTATGGATTTTGAGGCCGATATCACGGTTGTGGCCCCGGAGCCGCTTGACAAAATCGAATATTACGCATCCAGGGGTAAATTGAAACTTCATAAACGGGTCTATGAATCTCAGGAGGCTTCGAATTACGGAATGGTCGTCGCGGCGTCCGATGATGAAGCTGTCAATCGGGGCGTATATGATGATTGTCGGGAAGGAAAAGCGCTGGTGAACGTCGTTGACAATCCACCCCTGTGCGATTTTATTTTTCCGGCTATGGTCAAGCGGGACGCGTTGACGGTGGCGGTATCGACCGACGGCAAAGCTCCGTTTCTGGCAGCGCACCTGCGCCTTATAATGGAAAATATCTTTCCCAATCACTGGTCGCGAATCATGCAATTGGCCGTGAGCTTCCGCAAGAAAGTTCAATCCAGGTGGGGCGACAATACGAAGGAGAGGTTTGCCAGCCTTGACAGATTTTTAAGCGCCGACTGGAAAACGATGATAAAAAATAAAAACGACGCTGAACTGGAAAATGAATTGGATATACTTTTGGAATCAGTCGAGGAAGATGAAGGCCCGGAACAAAAGAAGCCTGAAGACCCCGGCGCCGGTCCGGTAACTTTGGAATTTGGCGGAGATGACTGA